A window of the Euzebya pacifica genome harbors these coding sequences:
- the lat gene encoding L-lysine 6-transaminase, with translation MRPNDVHDSLRAHVLVDGYDMVLDTAASQGSWLVDARTGDRYLDVFTFYASSPLGMNHPDLLEDEDFRATLLEVAMNKPANSDVYTVEMARFVDTLARVLGDDALPHYFFIEGGAAAVENALKVAFDWKSRHNAMHGRAAAGSQVMHLKGAFHGRSGYTMSLTNTDPAKVAKFPKFDWPRLTTPIVRHPLADHADDLARQEAIALAEARDAFARYPHDIACIIAEPIQGEGGDNHLRPEFLRALQDIAHANDALFVLDEVQTGAVITGHAWAHQGMGLEPDVIAFGKKLQVCGVMAGRRVDEVPDNVFNVSSRINSTWGGNLTDMVRARRILEVVESRDLITNAKVQGEHLLGRLLDLAERHPDLVSNVRGRGLLCAVDMPDGDTRDRVTTRLMAEEKVMMLGCGTHTLRFRPSLAVTAEELDTAVDALDRVLSTVR, from the coding sequence ATGCGACCCAACGACGTCCACGACTCCCTCCGCGCCCACGTCCTCGTCGACGGCTACGACATGGTGCTCGACACCGCGGCCTCGCAGGGGTCCTGGCTGGTCGACGCCCGCACGGGCGATCGGTACCTCGACGTGTTCACCTTCTACGCCTCCTCGCCGCTCGGGATGAACCACCCCGACCTGCTCGAGGACGAGGACTTCCGCGCCACCCTGCTGGAGGTGGCGATGAACAAGCCCGCCAACTCCGACGTCTACACCGTGGAGATGGCCCGCTTCGTCGACACCCTCGCCCGCGTCCTCGGCGACGACGCCCTGCCGCACTACTTCTTCATCGAGGGCGGCGCCGCAGCCGTCGAGAACGCCCTCAAGGTCGCCTTCGACTGGAAGTCCCGTCACAACGCCATGCACGGTCGCGCCGCCGCCGGCAGCCAGGTCATGCACCTCAAGGGCGCCTTCCACGGCCGCTCCGGCTACACGATGTCGCTGACCAACACCGACCCGGCCAAGGTCGCGAAGTTCCCCAAGTTCGACTGGCCACGCCTGACCACCCCCATCGTCCGACACCCTCTCGCCGACCACGCCGACGACCTCGCCCGCCAGGAAGCGATCGCGCTGGCCGAGGCCAGGGACGCCTTCGCCCGCTACCCCCACGACATCGCCTGCATCATCGCCGAACCCATCCAGGGCGAGGGCGGCGACAACCACCTCCGGCCCGAGTTCCTCCGCGCCCTGCAGGACATCGCCCACGCCAACGACGCCCTCTTCGTCCTCGACGAGGTCCAGACCGGCGCCGTCATCACCGGCCACGCCTGGGCCCACCAGGGCATGGGCCTGGAACCCGACGTCATCGCCTTCGGCAAGAAGCTGCAGGTGTGCGGCGTCATGGCCGGCCGCCGCGTCGACGAGGTCCCCGACAACGTCTTCAACGTCTCCAGCCGCATCAACTCCACGTGGGGCGGCAACCTGACCGACATGGTCCGCGCCCGCCGCATCCTGGAGGTCGTGGAGTCCCGTGACCTGATCACCAACGCCAAGGTGCAGGGCGAGCACCTCCTCGGCCGTCTCCTGGACCTCGCCGAGCGCCACCCGGACCTGGTCAGCAACGTCCGCGGACGTGGGCTGCTGTGCGCCGTGGACATGCCCGACGGGGACACCCGTGACCGGGTGACCACCCGCTTGATGGCCGAGGAGAAGGTCATGATGCTGGGTTGTGGCACCCACACCCTGCGCTTCCGTCCCTCCCTCGCCGTGACCGCCGAGGAGCTCGACACCGCTGTCGACGCCCTCGACCGCGTCCTCTCCACCGTTCGCTAG
- a CDS encoding HD family phosphohydrolase — MDRNTRAQWPGRIAALVVMMMGIPTVLGLAAFFTEAPIVSGEPSPRTVIAAEQVRVVDSEETELQRRQAAEEVDPVVTPDLEAQTALIDRVIDAFDVAATTASPGPDGTIPSRSDQIAALEERLTMLSTEGIDLLVGLTSSQLSVARAEAIDIARSAAATELEDTDDVQRWADNDLQRALALSTVSQPVAAQVLDPIIRDALRPTFTIDVDATSEARAAASAQVEEVALVIQRGTPIVRVGDTVTDLQVQALRDTGQDGTDPTQEFAQALLLSVILTTVVAVYVRTYRPTIWNTPKQLMLMAVLLVMFTAILVAINTVDVGGNERHFLIPVGAMAMLATILFDARIGVLLVIPMVALISYQVPGQLGIVPFAAVSGLLSIPIIGRLTARGQLRQAAWQSTLAYIVLAGAFTVVYSGTEGITGALVAGALNGVLTAMMVNGLLPFLESLFGIITANSLLDFADRNHPLLRELEDKAIGTYNHSVMVANLASRACRKIGADPLLAEVMALYHDIGKVAKPYFFVENQVAISNPHDQLDDPRQSALIIQRHVTDGIEMAAVHKLPPEIVDGIRTHHGTTVVAYFYRQALQRAEDDAGPEPDEAFFRYKGRKPHSREQAVLMLSDCCEGAVRAASQNSATMSRDQISQIVTGLISDRVADGQLDDSPLTFADLRAVEQSLIEALEGVYHPRIQYPKDPKKTVEAVKQARLETEEEARAAEAADAARAQLPPGEQADADEANTGVVRRRGQATQPVNEAMVRSLDAARAAAPRNPAPVHDQDSHG, encoded by the coding sequence ATGGATCGCAACACACGCGCACAGTGGCCAGGGCGAATCGCCGCCCTGGTCGTGATGATGATGGGCATCCCCACGGTGCTCGGGCTTGCCGCGTTCTTCACCGAGGCCCCGATCGTGTCGGGCGAACCCTCGCCGCGGACCGTCATCGCCGCCGAGCAGGTGCGGGTCGTCGACAGCGAGGAGACCGAGCTCCAGCGCCGCCAGGCCGCTGAGGAGGTCGACCCCGTCGTCACCCCGGACCTCGAGGCGCAGACGGCGCTGATCGACCGGGTCATCGACGCCTTCGACGTCGCCGCGACCACGGCATCACCCGGCCCCGACGGCACCATCCCCAGCCGCAGCGACCAGATCGCCGCGCTGGAGGAACGCCTGACCATGCTGTCCACCGAGGGCATCGACCTGCTCGTCGGGCTGACCAGCAGCCAGCTGTCGGTGGCCCGGGCCGAGGCGATCGACATCGCCCGCAGCGCCGCCGCGACCGAGCTCGAGGACACCGACGACGTCCAGCGCTGGGCCGACAACGACCTCCAGCGGGCCCTGGCCCTGTCCACCGTCAGCCAGCCCGTTGCCGCCCAGGTGCTCGACCCGATCATCCGGGACGCCCTGCGTCCGACCTTCACCATCGACGTCGACGCCACCAGCGAGGCCCGCGCTGCCGCGTCCGCGCAGGTGGAGGAGGTCGCGCTCGTCATCCAGCGCGGCACGCCGATCGTCCGGGTCGGCGACACCGTCACCGACCTGCAGGTGCAGGCGCTGCGAGACACCGGCCAGGACGGCACCGACCCGACGCAGGAGTTCGCCCAGGCGCTGCTGCTCAGCGTCATCCTGACCACCGTCGTTGCGGTCTACGTCCGCACCTACCGGCCGACGATCTGGAACACCCCCAAGCAGCTCATGCTGATGGCGGTGCTGCTGGTGATGTTCACGGCGATCCTCGTCGCCATCAACACCGTGGACGTCGGCGGCAACGAACGGCACTTCCTGATCCCCGTCGGCGCGATGGCGATGCTGGCGACGATCCTGTTCGACGCCCGCATCGGTGTGCTGCTGGTCATCCCGATGGTGGCGCTGATCTCCTACCAGGTGCCCGGCCAGCTGGGCATCGTGCCATTCGCGGCGGTGTCGGGACTGCTGTCGATCCCGATCATCGGCCGGCTGACCGCCCGTGGGCAGCTTCGCCAGGCCGCGTGGCAGTCGACGTTGGCCTACATCGTCCTCGCCGGCGCCTTCACGGTCGTCTACAGCGGCACCGAGGGCATCACCGGTGCGCTCGTGGCCGGCGCCCTCAACGGGGTCCTGACCGCCATGATGGTCAACGGGCTGCTGCCGTTCCTCGAGAGCCTGTTCGGCATCATCACCGCCAACAGCCTGCTGGACTTCGCCGACCGCAACCACCCGCTCCTCCGCGAGCTCGAGGACAAGGCGATCGGTACCTACAACCACTCGGTGATGGTCGCCAACCTCGCCAGCCGTGCCTGCCGCAAGATCGGCGCCGATCCCCTGCTCGCGGAGGTCATGGCGCTGTACCACGACATCGGCAAGGTCGCGAAGCCGTACTTCTTCGTGGAGAACCAGGTTGCGATCAGCAACCCCCACGACCAGCTCGACGATCCCCGGCAGAGCGCGCTGATCATCCAGCGGCACGTCACCGACGGCATCGAGATGGCCGCGGTGCACAAGCTGCCGCCCGAGATCGTCGACGGCATCCGCACCCACCACGGCACCACCGTCGTCGCCTACTTCTATCGCCAGGCCCTGCAGCGGGCCGAGGACGACGCCGGCCCCGAGCCGGACGAGGCGTTCTTCCGCTACAAGGGACGCAAGCCCCACTCGCGGGAGCAGGCGGTGCTGATGCTGTCGGACTGCTGTGAGGGCGCCGTGCGGGCTGCGTCGCAGAACAGCGCCACCATGTCGCGAGACCAGATCAGCCAGATCGTCACCGGGCTGATCAGCGACCGCGTGGCCGACGGGCAGCTCGACGACTCCCCGCTGACCTTCGCCGACCTCCGCGCGGTCGAGCAGTCCCTCATCGAGGCGCTCGAAGGCGTCTACCACCCGCGCATCCAGTACCCGAAGGACCCGAAGAAGACCGTCGAGGCGGTCAAGCAGGCACGGCTGGAGACCGAGGAGGAAGCACGGGCCGCCGAAGCCGCCGACGCGGCACGCGCCCAGCTGCCGCCGGGCGAACAGGCCGACGCCGACGAGGCGAACACCGGTGTGGTGCGTCGCCGCGGTCAGGCCACGCAGCCGGTGAACGAGGCGATGGTCCGCTCCCTGGACGCTGCGCGTGCCGCCGCCCCTCGCAACCCGGCGCCCGTTCATGATCAGGACTCCCACGGCTGA
- a CDS encoding HAD family hydrolase: protein MTVVSPLTGGPLDAVVLDWGGTLTEHVEVELIDMWRVAAERIDPDRAAELTDQLIAIEAAAWAKTTTTMRSSRLMDLLLEAGHVLDVDVAEAVLHAAQEAHLDAWTPSIRHRTDAVPTLRRLREAGLKVGMLSNTHWPRSFHEQFLERDGLDGLIDVRLYTSEIDWVKPHIQPFATVVQRLRVPMERCVFVGDRPIDDIQGAVEAGMSAVWVRNDHTPGDPSDAHAVIDALSELPGVLGLA, encoded by the coding sequence ATGACCGTGGTGTCGCCCCTGACAGGAGGCCCGCTGGATGCGGTGGTCCTGGACTGGGGAGGCACCCTGACCGAACACGTCGAGGTCGAGCTGATCGACATGTGGCGTGTGGCGGCGGAGCGCATCGATCCCGACCGGGCGGCGGAGCTGACCGACCAGCTGATCGCCATCGAAGCGGCGGCCTGGGCGAAGACCACGACGACGATGCGGTCCTCGCGCCTGATGGACCTGCTGCTGGAGGCCGGCCACGTGCTGGACGTCGACGTGGCCGAAGCGGTGCTGCACGCCGCCCAGGAGGCCCACCTCGACGCGTGGACCCCGAGTATCCGGCACCGCACCGACGCCGTGCCCACCCTTCGACGGCTCCGAGAAGCCGGGCTGAAGGTCGGGATGTTGTCCAACACCCACTGGCCGCGGAGCTTCCACGAGCAGTTCCTGGAGCGCGACGGCCTCGACGGGCTGATCGACGTGCGGCTCTACACCTCCGAGATCGACTGGGTGAAGCCGCACATCCAGCCGTTCGCCACCGTCGTGCAGCGCCTGCGCGTGCCGATGGAACGGTGTGTGTTCGTGGGCGACCGGCCCATCGACGACATCCAGGGGGCCGTCGAGGCGGGCATGTCGGCGGTGTGGGTCCGCAACGACCACACCCCGGGCGATCCCTCCGACGCGCACGCCGTGATCGACGCGCTGTCGGAGCTGCCCGGGGTGCTGGGGCTGGCCTGA
- a CDS encoding Lrp/AsnC family transcriptional regulator, with amino-acid sequence MDDLDHAIVRELRHDARLTMAELGRSVGLSRTAALARVRRLERDGIIRGYHADVALPEDPAAHVARVGIETDTGDTARYVRRLSAMAAFREAEAVAGAYDLLVRFEAATAADLDATLDEIKRWPATTRTTTFVVLRRYD; translated from the coding sequence GTGGACGACCTCGATCACGCGATCGTGCGTGAGCTGCGCCACGACGCCCGCCTGACGATGGCCGAGCTGGGCCGATCGGTCGGGCTGTCACGGACGGCCGCGCTGGCCCGGGTGCGCCGGCTGGAGCGCGACGGGATCATCCGCGGCTACCACGCCGATGTGGCGCTGCCAGAGGACCCGGCGGCGCATGTGGCACGGGTGGGGATCGAGACCGACACGGGCGACACCGCCCGGTACGTCCGCCGGCTGTCGGCGATGGCGGCCTTCCGCGAGGCCGAGGCGGTCGCCGGCGCCTACGACCTGCTGGTCCGCTTCGAGGCCGCCACCGCCGCCGACCTGGACGCCACCCTCGACGAGATCAAGCGCTGGCCAGCGACGACACGGACGACGACGTTCGTGGTGCTCAGGCGATACGACTGA
- a CDS encoding aldehyde dehydrogenase family protein has translation MTRTVTSVINGKAVTDAAGTLTLNNPADLSDHVADVSLASSRTFLDACRAAKEAQAEWAATPAPTRGRAIQQIGRLIEANKERLATLVTREIGKPYPEALGEVQEMVDTCDFFLGEGRRLYGQTVPSEMHDKQLFTFRRPVGSLAIITAGNFPVAVPSWYLVPALLCGNSVTWKPAEYAAASAQATAELFWHGGLPEGLLNLVVADGPTTFEGLELGMDAGVIDKVGFTGSVEVGRRIGELAGRNLQQATLELGGKNPLVVMPDADLDLAVEGALFSGFGTSGQRCTSLGTVFVHESIHDEFLRRFDEATRAAKVGDPMDPSVLYGPMISQKFCDNAERWLDAVEGHHTLHGSTGIGRITADNPREGFVGDPDAGIFMHPTIVDGITAKDELYRHETFGPIVGVGTFADFDEAIELANGHGYGLSSSIYTTDPKTAFRFAERISAGMTSINNSTSGAEAHLPFGGNGKSGNGSRQSGMWVIDQFTRWQSVNWDYAGKLQKAQMDVTDVSADLDFRLSD, from the coding sequence ATGACCCGCACCGTCACCTCCGTCATCAACGGCAAGGCCGTCACCGACGCCGCCGGCACGTTGACCCTCAACAACCCAGCCGACCTGTCCGACCACGTCGCCGACGTCTCGCTGGCAAGCTCGCGCACCTTCCTCGACGCCTGCCGCGCCGCCAAGGAGGCGCAGGCCGAGTGGGCTGCCACCCCGGCGCCGACCCGCGGCCGTGCCATCCAGCAGATCGGCCGGCTGATCGAGGCCAACAAGGAGCGCCTGGCCACCCTGGTCACCCGCGAGATCGGCAAGCCCTACCCCGAGGCGCTGGGGGAGGTCCAGGAGATGGTCGACACCTGTGACTTCTTCCTGGGCGAGGGCCGTCGCCTGTACGGCCAGACCGTCCCCTCGGAGATGCACGACAAGCAGCTGTTCACCTTCCGCCGTCCCGTCGGCTCGCTGGCGATCATCACCGCCGGCAACTTCCCCGTCGCCGTGCCGTCCTGGTACCTCGTGCCGGCCCTTCTGTGCGGCAACAGCGTCACCTGGAAGCCGGCGGAGTACGCCGCCGCCAGCGCGCAGGCCACCGCCGAGCTGTTCTGGCACGGCGGCCTGCCCGAGGGGCTGCTCAACCTGGTCGTCGCCGACGGCCCCACCACGTTCGAGGGCCTCGAGCTCGGCATGGACGCCGGCGTCATCGACAAGGTCGGGTTCACCGGATCCGTCGAGGTCGGTCGTCGGATCGGCGAGCTGGCCGGACGCAACCTGCAGCAGGCCACCCTGGAGCTCGGCGGCAAGAACCCGCTGGTCGTCATGCCCGACGCCGACCTGGACCTGGCGGTCGAGGGTGCGCTGTTCTCCGGCTTCGGCACCTCCGGCCAGCGCTGCACGTCGCTGGGCACGGTGTTCGTCCACGAGTCGATCCACGACGAATTCCTGCGCCGTTTCGACGAGGCCACCCGCGCCGCCAAGGTCGGCGACCCGATGGACCCGTCGGTGCTCTACGGCCCGATGATCTCCCAGAAGTTCTGCGACAACGCCGAGCGCTGGCTGGACGCCGTCGAGGGCCACCACACCCTGCACGGCTCGACCGGGATCGGGCGGATCACCGCCGACAACCCACGTGAGGGCTTCGTCGGCGACCCCGACGCCGGCATCTTCATGCACCCGACCATCGTCGACGGCATCACCGCCAAGGACGAGCTGTACCGCCACGAGACGTTCGGCCCCATCGTCGGCGTCGGCACCTTCGCGGACTTCGACGAGGCCATCGAGCTGGCCAACGGCCACGGCTACGGGCTGTCCTCCTCGATCTACACCACCGACCCCAAGACGGCGTTCCGCTTCGCCGAGCGGATCAGCGCCGGGATGACGTCGATCAACAACTCCACCTCCGGCGCCGAGGCACACCTGCCGTTCGGCGGCAACGGCAAGTCCGGCAACGGCTCCCGCCAGTCCGGCATGTGGGTCATCGACCAGTTCACCCGCTGGCAGTCGGTCAACTGGGACTACGCCGGCAAGCTGCAGAAGGCACAGATGGACGTCACCGACGTCTCCGCCGACCTGGACTTCCGCCTGAGCGACTGA
- a CDS encoding thiamine pyrophosphate-dependent enzyme codes for MAMPTGGDAGGPTGAEALVRALQRAGADRAFGVPGPHDLELIVQLRTQGLRFVAMQRADAAVTAAAGWSHRTGRPVVAVPGPGDGTLGVLRALEEARQLGAPVLVISHSPTIVPRTVRPGDSAEVAPLPVGLEEVTVGSIVVRPTDDLRAQVARARDLAMTAPGGPVVIHLPPGFPSAPVAPEPEDPDQPVDSGTATTAKPVEHVQLRRAANLVDSSQNVLIWVGGGAMRAGAGGAVAELAEKVGVPVVTTVHAAGLLPARHPCLVGMPPHLPAVGALWDDADLVVGIGTDFDDESTQGGAQPDPDSLIAINVDPAAAGRRYRPDVLLRGDARTLTKALADTVGYRGGTAVVRSRLDEVRSTVRRQLEAAHGPEMAFLNAVSAAIPDRATVVTDPCAAGRWLAAFHEWTLPRTLWFPPTLDAVGSAVPAAIGAAAADSTEPVVAVVGDQGLLANLGELATMAREKLPLTLLVVDDGGAGRLRPLLDTLGLDPTTLDRPTPDFAALARTFGMRADVIEVIGEDLTKALRAHIAAPDPTMLVVRTRLAAPPTDQHRWYRQQAWQQ; via the coding sequence ATGGCGATGCCAACAGGTGGTGACGCGGGCGGCCCGACCGGAGCAGAAGCGCTGGTCAGGGCGTTGCAGCGAGCCGGTGCGGACCGTGCGTTCGGTGTTCCAGGACCACACGACCTCGAGCTGATCGTGCAGCTCCGAACCCAGGGCCTGCGGTTCGTGGCGATGCAACGGGCCGACGCCGCGGTGACGGCGGCGGCTGGCTGGTCGCATCGCACCGGCCGACCCGTGGTGGCGGTCCCCGGCCCCGGCGACGGCACCCTCGGGGTGCTCCGTGCGCTGGAGGAGGCACGCCAGCTCGGTGCCCCCGTCCTGGTGATCTCCCACTCCCCCACGATCGTCCCGCGGACCGTCCGACCCGGTGACTCCGCCGAGGTCGCGCCGCTGCCGGTGGGCCTGGAGGAGGTGACGGTCGGCTCCATCGTCGTGCGGCCGACCGATGACCTCAGGGCCCAGGTGGCCCGTGCCCGCGACTTGGCGATGACCGCGCCCGGCGGCCCCGTCGTGATCCACCTTCCTCCCGGATTCCCCTCCGCCCCGGTGGCGCCGGAGCCCGAGGACCCCGACCAGCCCGTCGACAGCGGGACGGCGACCACCGCCAAGCCGGTCGAGCACGTCCAGCTGCGCCGAGCGGCCAACCTCGTCGACTCCTCGCAGAACGTCCTGATCTGGGTCGGCGGTGGCGCCATGCGTGCCGGTGCCGGCGGTGCGGTCGCGGAGCTCGCGGAGAAGGTCGGCGTGCCCGTGGTCACGACCGTGCACGCCGCCGGGCTGCTGCCGGCACGCCACCCCTGCCTGGTCGGCATGCCACCACACCTGCCGGCGGTAGGGGCGTTGTGGGACGACGCCGACCTCGTCGTCGGCATCGGGACCGACTTCGACGACGAGTCCACGCAGGGCGGGGCGCAACCCGACCCGGACTCGCTGATCGCCATCAACGTCGACCCGGCCGCGGCCGGCCGCCGCTACCGGCCCGACGTGCTGCTCCGCGGCGACGCCCGGACCCTCACCAAGGCCCTGGCCGACACCGTCGGCTACCGCGGCGGCACCGCGGTCGTGCGCTCGCGGCTGGACGAAGTCCGCTCGACCGTGCGGCGACAGCTCGAGGCGGCCCACGGCCCGGAGATGGCGTTCCTCAACGCCGTCTCGGCGGCCATCCCCGACCGGGCGACGGTGGTCACCGACCCCTGCGCCGCCGGACGGTGGCTCGCGGCGTTCCACGAGTGGACCCTCCCCCGCACCCTCTGGTTCCCCCCGACGCTGGATGCGGTCGGATCGGCGGTCCCGGCGGCCATCGGTGCCGCTGCGGCCGACTCCACCGAACCCGTCGTCGCGGTCGTCGGCGACCAGGGCCTGCTGGCCAACCTCGGCGAGCTGGCCACGATGGCACGGGAGAAGCTGCCGTTGACGCTGCTCGTCGTCGACGACGGCGGGGCGGGCCGGCTGCGCCCGCTGCTGGACACCCTCGGCCTGGACCCCACGACGCTGGACCGGCCGACCCCCGACTTCGCGGCGCTGGCCCGGACCTTCGGGATGCGGGCCGACGTGATCGAGGTCATCGGCGAGGACCTGACCAAGGCCCTCCGCGCGCACATCGCCGCTCCCGACCCGACGATGCTGGTGGTCCGTACGCGCCTTGCCGCGCCGCCGACGGATCAGCATCGCTGGTACCGCCAGCAGGCCTGGCAGCAATGA
- a CDS encoding PQQ-binding-like beta-propeller repeat protein yields the protein MARRVVISRVAVAVALSVLAVAPAAALQSEEGQCVPLPVVDDRCESWQVVHDPVADVDEPYQQPSAMVTSTSADLIAVAGYGAQDLFDTQGQAHSAWRILGIDPDTGEVRWLSRPGLTDAYSRPLGIQIAEDGTSVLVAGYRASAFGQTDALMVVMSLDAATGEVRWSTTVDGGRAEARSTDARGWFVAEADGSVLVLGTHRQPPPAVAQGLVVVRLDADTGDPTAVRTIPGVIPTGTSVPAGLAVSDDGDHAVVGATVDGVGTYDLDMLAVGLDLADGGLDVTWSHAWDGVGAHAPDRVQGMAADPVDGLVVLTGISSNDVDGSPFDVDYATATIAYDMETGARRWLSREMLAERVAMPAGVAVDDGRVVVVGSRSVDGTGQGYALGLDATDGSTSWVSPVDTPDRDREFTTAVAINGDHVAVTGGSSSSVAATVMPNRATISDTLTVALSASDGSRRWTARHNSTDIGDDAGRAVTVTPAGDVHVLSQVTRNVDMDENFYDLAVLGYLAADAPPVTPDRLGQL from the coding sequence ATGGCCAGAAGAGTCGTCATCTCGCGTGTGGCGGTTGCCGTCGCGCTCTCCGTCCTGGCGGTCGCACCCGCCGCAGCCCTGCAGTCGGAGGAGGGACAGTGCGTCCCGCTGCCGGTGGTCGACGACCGCTGTGAGTCGTGGCAGGTCGTCCACGACCCGGTCGCCGATGTCGACGAGCCGTACCAGCAGCCGTCGGCGATGGTCACCTCGACCAGCGCTGACCTGATCGCGGTGGCCGGGTACGGGGCGCAGGACCTCTTCGACACCCAGGGGCAGGCGCACAGCGCCTGGCGCATCCTGGGGATCGATCCCGACACGGGGGAGGTCCGTTGGCTGAGCCGTCCCGGCCTGACCGACGCCTACAGCCGTCCACTCGGGATCCAGATCGCCGAGGACGGGACGAGTGTCCTCGTGGCGGGCTACCGCGCGTCGGCGTTCGGGCAGACCGACGCGTTGATGGTCGTCATGTCCCTGGACGCGGCGACGGGTGAGGTCCGCTGGAGCACGACGGTCGACGGTGGCCGCGCCGAGGCGCGCAGCACCGACGCCCGCGGCTGGTTCGTCGCCGAGGCCGACGGATCCGTCCTGGTGCTCGGCACCCATCGACAGCCGCCCCCCGCGGTGGCGCAGGGGTTGGTCGTGGTCCGCCTCGATGCCGACACGGGTGACCCCACCGCGGTTCGGACCATCCCCGGGGTGATCCCGACCGGTACCTCCGTGCCCGCGGGCCTGGCGGTCAGCGACGACGGGGACCACGCGGTCGTCGGCGCCACGGTCGATGGCGTGGGCACCTACGACCTGGACATGCTCGCGGTCGGCCTGGACCTTGCTGACGGGGGACTGGACGTGACGTGGTCCCATGCGTGGGACGGCGTCGGCGCCCACGCCCCTGATCGGGTCCAGGGCATGGCCGCTGACCCCGTCGACGGCTTGGTGGTCCTCACCGGCATCTCCAGCAACGATGTCGACGGGTCCCCGTTCGACGTCGACTACGCAACGGCAACGATCGCCTACGACATGGAGACGGGTGCCCGGCGCTGGTTGTCGCGGGAGATGCTGGCCGAGCGGGTCGCCATGCCAGCCGGTGTCGCCGTCGACGACGGCCGGGTCGTCGTCGTGGGCAGCCGGTCGGTGGACGGCACCGGTCAGGGATATGCACTGGGGCTGGACGCGACGGACGGATCCACGAGCTGGGTCTCGCCTGTTGACACCCCCGACCGTGATCGGGAGTTCACCACGGCAGTCGCGATCAACGGCGATCACGTCGCGGTGACGGGCGGCTCGTCCTCGTCGGTGGCCGCGACCGTCATGCCCAACCGGGCCACGATCTCCGACACGCTGACGGTCGCGTTGTCCGCCAGTGACGGGTCCCGTCGCTGGACGGCCCGCCACAACAGCACCGACATCGGCGACGACGCAGGCCGGGCGGTGACGGTCACGCCGGCCGGCGACGTCCACGTCCTCAGCCAGGTCACCCGCAACGTCGACATGGACGAGAACTTCTACGACCTGGCCGTGCTCGGCTACCTGGCGGCCGACGCCCCGCCGGTCACGCCGGATCGGCTGGGTCAGCTGTAG